From Alienimonas californiensis, a single genomic window includes:
- a CDS encoding M48 family metallopeptidase has product MARLPPRTPPALPPRVRGRAGKPAAGLPAGRKPPRPRPRPPKRAARLSPEDVAAGFVNPVRTVRASLGYQIVALFAAGVVLLMPVVYLTLIGGVGGAIYYHFMEHTALLELGRGRGRVLAALLYLAPGVAGGAVILALLKPLAAPEGGRSQWRVLHRQTQPTLFALIDRVCDAVSAPRPDQVRVDAQANMSAGYQGGFLGLFGGKFVLTIGVPFAAGLSAAGFAGILAHEFGHFAQRGGRGLTGAALAVQGWLARMVYQRDRVDEWIAEGSAELSGFSPLFWLCGASVWVVRRILIVLLYLSEAALSALSRQMEFDADRYKVRLCGPDAFADASRRATELVIGHDGAMRELVPALLGGSPPEDLPALCVHHAPRLSEDEALEWERDMRSQAGFWQRLFSSHPPTARRLAAARREGERLAANGGHALNLNGSATDLFGDFPALCRDVTLDLYMQMLGERPDPNDLAPVRSLPPNPHSPRGKQAEAGPTTASQNGRAGATKRRRGRTADPAEEPEAPEERPARLLPYERPYLEPPEDRTAHQARLAVRRQDAAEDAALLQTAIARMDKLTRRRMKAFGRVAELDFIPAARRGAGDDRLILEAKLQKLERARADTEREVIELERAPADVRLLSLDLFAAPGVADKLPGYVSAGIDELLAFNHAVREARPAIRATQDAAVRLTAALQAIQDAGSAVGLQREAEARLNALAEELATLNRKLLGLPDPFRAPLEVTQKPDAAARPFSARLTTATAEDGPVLLLSAVARSLRELSAAADHAERVLAARADWIAARLKLGAG; this is encoded by the coding sequence ATGGCCCGTCTCCCGCCCCGGACCCCGCCCGCGTTGCCGCCGCGGGTGCGGGGGCGGGCGGGCAAGCCGGCGGCCGGGCTCCCCGCGGGCCGCAAACCGCCGCGGCCGCGGCCGCGGCCGCCGAAACGGGCGGCGCGGCTCTCCCCCGAGGACGTCGCCGCCGGGTTCGTGAACCCCGTCCGCACGGTGCGGGCGTCGCTGGGGTATCAGATCGTCGCGCTGTTCGCCGCCGGCGTCGTGCTGTTGATGCCGGTCGTTTATCTGACGCTGATCGGGGGCGTCGGCGGGGCGATTTATTATCACTTCATGGAGCACACGGCGCTGCTGGAGCTGGGCCGCGGGCGGGGGCGAGTCCTCGCGGCGCTGCTCTATCTGGCCCCGGGGGTCGCCGGGGGAGCGGTGATCCTGGCGCTGCTCAAACCGCTGGCGGCGCCGGAGGGCGGACGCAGTCAGTGGCGCGTGCTGCACCGCCAAACGCAGCCGACGCTGTTCGCATTAATTGATCGGGTGTGCGACGCGGTGTCCGCCCCGCGGCCGGATCAGGTGCGGGTCGACGCGCAGGCGAATATGTCCGCGGGTTATCAGGGCGGATTTCTGGGGCTGTTCGGGGGGAAGTTCGTGCTGACGATCGGCGTGCCCTTCGCCGCGGGGCTGTCGGCGGCGGGGTTCGCGGGCATTCTGGCCCACGAGTTCGGCCACTTCGCCCAGCGGGGCGGGCGGGGGCTGACCGGGGCGGCGCTGGCCGTGCAGGGCTGGCTCGCCCGTATGGTCTATCAACGCGACCGGGTGGACGAATGGATCGCGGAGGGCTCTGCGGAGCTCAGCGGATTCTCCCCGCTGTTCTGGCTGTGCGGGGCGTCCGTCTGGGTCGTGCGGCGGATCTTAATTGTGCTGCTCTATCTGAGCGAAGCGGCGCTGTCGGCGCTGTCCCGGCAGATGGAGTTCGACGCGGACCGTTATAAAGTGCGGCTGTGCGGCCCCGACGCCTTCGCCGACGCCTCCCGCCGGGCCACGGAGCTGGTCATCGGCCACGACGGGGCGATGCGCGAGTTGGTGCCCGCGCTGCTGGGCGGCTCCCCGCCGGAGGACCTGCCGGCCCTGTGCGTGCACCACGCCCCCCGCCTGAGCGAGGACGAGGCGCTGGAGTGGGAACGCGACATGCGCTCCCAGGCCGGCTTCTGGCAGCGGCTCTTCAGTTCGCACCCCCCGACCGCCCGCCGCCTCGCCGCCGCCCGCCGCGAGGGGGAACGGCTGGCCGCCAACGGCGGGCACGCACTCAATTTGAACGGCTCGGCGACGGACCTGTTCGGTGACTTTCCCGCCCTCTGCCGGGACGTCACGCTGGACCTCTATATGCAGATGCTGGGCGAACGGCCGGACCCGAACGACCTCGCCCCGGTCCGTTCGCTGCCCCCGAACCCGCACAGCCCCCGGGGCAAGCAGGCCGAGGCCGGGCCGACCACGGCATCGCAGAACGGCCGCGCCGGCGCAACCAAACGGCGCCGCGGCCGGACAGCCGACCCGGCGGAGGAGCCGGAGGCGCCCGAGGAACGCCCCGCCCGCCTGCTGCCCTACGAACGGCCCTACCTTGAACCGCCCGAGGACCGCACCGCCCATCAGGCTCGGCTGGCGGTCCGGCGGCAGGACGCGGCGGAGGACGCCGCCCTGCTGCAAACCGCGATCGCCCGGATGGACAAACTGACCCGGCGGCGGATGAAAGCCTTCGGCCGCGTCGCCGAGTTGGATTTCATCCCCGCCGCCCGCCGGGGGGCCGGCGACGACCGGCTGATCCTGGAGGCCAAGCTGCAGAAGCTCGAACGCGCCCGGGCCGACACGGAGCGAGAGGTGATCGAACTCGAACGCGCCCCGGCGGACGTCCGCCTGCTGTCCCTCGACCTGTTCGCCGCGCCCGGCGTAGCCGACAAACTGCCCGGCTACGTGTCGGCCGGCATTGACGAATTGTTGGCGTTCAATCACGCCGTGCGGGAGGCCCGGCCGGCGATCCGGGCGACGCAGGACGCGGCGGTGCGGCTGACCGCGGCGCTCCAGGCGATCCAGGACGCCGGCTCCGCCGTCGGCCTGCAACGGGAGGCGGAGGCCCGGCTGAACGCCCTGGCGGAGGAGTTGGCGACGTTGAACCGCAAGTTGCTGGGCCTGCCGGACCCCTTCCGAGCGCCGTTGGAGGTCACGCAGAAGCCGGACGCCGCCGCCCGGCCGTTCTCCGCCCGCCTGACGACCGCGACGGCGGAGGACGGCCCGGTCCTGCTGCTCTCGGCGGTCGCCCGCAGCCTGCGGGAGCTGTCCGCCGCCGCCGACCACGCCGAGCGCGTCCTCGCCGCCCGCGCCGACTGGATCGCCGCCCGCCTCAAGCTGGGCGCGGGATGA
- the ispG gene encoding (E)-4-hydroxy-3-methylbut-2-enyl-diphosphate synthase, producing MSLPVLPAAHTPEDGADLKQLPRNPTRAVRVGSVIVGDGNPIAVQSMTATKTPDVDATFAQVRHLQEAGADIIRVAVDSKKDAEGLRALSDRLNENGTPANLSVDLQENYRLAEVVAPFVAKLRYNPGHLYHHEREKPWTEKVKYLAGIAAEHDCAIRVGVNCGSVDPAKAEKYEKGDDLSPMLESAFDHCAFLDSIGFERFVVSLKDSDPKAVIEVNRRFAAERPDVPLHLGVTEAGMPPEGVIKTRIAFEQLISRGIGDTIRVSLTVPNDRKGEEIAAGRGILDDIKHGRVRSVVAFDTNGLNIISCPSCSRVENEAFVDLAAAVKEMTQYAKAHAVTIAVMGCRVNGPGETDDADLGLWCAPNFVNLKKGEEHLGRYPYDEILPKLKAELDAVIAASKGKA from the coding sequence GTGTCGCTCCCCGTTCTCCCCGCCGCACACACTCCCGAGGACGGGGCCGACCTCAAGCAGCTCCCCCGCAACCCCACGCGGGCGGTGCGGGTGGGGTCGGTGATCGTCGGCGACGGCAACCCGATCGCCGTCCAGAGCATGACGGCCACCAAAACGCCGGACGTCGACGCCACCTTCGCCCAGGTCCGCCACCTGCAGGAGGCCGGCGCCGATATCATCCGGGTCGCCGTCGACTCCAAAAAAGACGCCGAGGGCCTGCGGGCGCTCTCCGACCGCCTCAACGAAAACGGCACGCCGGCGAACCTGTCGGTCGATTTGCAGGAGAACTATCGCCTGGCGGAGGTCGTCGCCCCGTTCGTCGCCAAGCTGCGCTATAACCCCGGGCACCTCTATCACCACGAGCGCGAGAAGCCGTGGACGGAGAAGGTGAAATACCTCGCCGGGATCGCCGCGGAGCACGACTGCGCCATCCGCGTCGGCGTGAACTGCGGCAGCGTCGACCCGGCCAAGGCGGAGAAATACGAGAAGGGCGACGACCTCTCGCCCATGTTGGAAAGCGCGTTCGACCACTGCGCCTTCCTCGATTCGATCGGCTTTGAACGGTTCGTCGTCAGCCTGAAGGACAGCGACCCGAAGGCCGTCATCGAGGTGAACCGCCGGTTCGCGGCGGAGCGGCCGGACGTGCCGCTGCACCTCGGCGTGACGGAGGCCGGCATGCCGCCGGAGGGGGTGATTAAAACCCGCATCGCCTTCGAGCAGTTAATCAGCCGCGGCATCGGCGACACGATCCGCGTGTCGCTCACCGTGCCCAACGACCGCAAGGGCGAGGAGATCGCCGCCGGCCGGGGGATTCTGGACGACATCAAGCACGGCCGCGTCCGCAGCGTGGTGGCGTTCGACACGAACGGGCTGAATATTATCAGTTGCCCGAGTTGCAGCCGGGTGGAGAACGAGGCCTTCGTGGACCTCGCCGCCGCGGTGAAGGAGATGACGCAGTACGCCAAGGCGCACGCGGTGACGATCGCCGTGATGGGCTGCCGCGTGAACGGCCCCGGCGAAACCGACGACGCCGATTTAGGCCTGTGGTGCGCCCCGAATTTCGTGAACCTCAAAAAGGGCGAGGAGCACCTCGGCCGCTACCCGTACGACGAAATCCTGCCGAAGCTCAAGGCGGAGCTGGACGCGGTGATTGCGGCGAGCAAAGGAAAGGCCTAG
- a CDS encoding AAA family ATPase, whose amino-acid sequence MSKVVRLTADNFRGMHTEVELGLSDKNGKATSALLLGENGSGKSSLVDAIQLVLQGFVGRDTSTKRSLGGLLPISSDRSASELAVELDDGRTIRASIIFDEGGDGKLSFHWHTPTGDFRGAPLVLRRADVLKFWDVPEERRQSLFFDTFRLKPGSGPASTPQTAIGGDEELHLVMRRRVQIKEHRRILHRWVREQAGIDDPNQLPITGKGFIDGCRRHRIAFPTPRNRVEEWWKLQPPEREAVEEACRRIALCAKWIKETEENIRFLESKGQDASSDVLTRTNQALLKISAAVGNAFREISTAASRVGDFKFSVGDLSKSSLEVHVLRSDGTLAYPRDVLSEANLDLVALLYYVEAAAYAAEQGQSRVLILDDVFQSVDATIRVRASEYLLRRLAGWQLLFTCHDRLWAEHILATARRTGMPMACNQVRYDSSMRTVVLQAELAGPKRRLLSVLESGDPGSICSAAGLMLEKLCDHLSVSLQTSVTRRPNDRYTLGDLWPGVYKKLKKTNLEEVLRTIDSVAHLRNSAGAHYNEWAQNLSESEAATYGNAVAELEQMVLCGRCQQWISATHANPEIRCRCGNLKYE is encoded by the coding sequence ATGAGCAAGGTCGTCAGGCTTACCGCGGATAATTTCCGCGGCATGCACACAGAGGTTGAGTTGGGGCTCTCTGACAAAAATGGGAAAGCAACTTCGGCTTTGCTTCTCGGAGAAAATGGCTCGGGCAAGTCGAGCTTGGTCGACGCGATTCAGCTTGTCCTTCAGGGTTTCGTCGGTAGAGATACATCAACCAAGCGAAGTCTCGGGGGCTTACTGCCAATCAGTTCTGACCGATCGGCATCAGAACTCGCCGTTGAACTAGATGACGGCCGGACAATTCGTGCATCCATTATTTTCGATGAAGGTGGCGACGGAAAGTTAAGCTTTCACTGGCACACGCCGACCGGCGACTTCCGTGGCGCGCCTCTAGTGCTCCGCAGGGCCGACGTCCTGAAGTTCTGGGATGTGCCCGAAGAGCGTCGGCAAAGTCTCTTTTTCGACACGTTCAGGCTAAAGCCGGGGTCTGGTCCTGCCAGCACGCCTCAGACGGCAATTGGGGGTGACGAGGAGCTACATCTCGTAATGCGTAGAAGGGTGCAGATAAAAGAGCACCGACGAATACTTCACCGATGGGTGAGGGAGCAGGCAGGGATCGATGACCCGAACCAACTCCCAATTACCGGTAAAGGATTCATTGACGGATGCCGTCGCCACCGGATTGCCTTCCCTACGCCTCGCAACCGAGTCGAGGAGTGGTGGAAACTGCAGCCGCCGGAGCGTGAGGCTGTAGAGGAGGCCTGCCGGAGGATCGCGCTTTGCGCAAAGTGGATAAAGGAGACCGAAGAGAACATCAGATTTCTGGAATCGAAAGGGCAGGACGCATCCTCGGACGTTCTCACAAGGACCAACCAGGCACTTCTTAAGATTAGTGCTGCGGTTGGAAACGCCTTTCGTGAGATTTCGACCGCGGCGAGTAGAGTCGGCGACTTTAAGTTCAGTGTTGGAGATCTGTCGAAGTCCTCTCTAGAGGTGCATGTATTGCGGAGCGATGGAACACTCGCCTACCCGCGCGATGTCCTCAGCGAAGCCAACCTCGACTTGGTCGCTTTATTGTATTATGTTGAGGCGGCCGCGTACGCGGCGGAGCAAGGGCAGTCTAGAGTACTAATCCTCGACGATGTATTTCAGAGCGTCGACGCTACAATACGTGTGAGGGCGTCTGAGTACTTATTGCGACGACTGGCCGGCTGGCAACTTCTGTTCACATGTCATGATCGTCTTTGGGCGGAGCACATTCTCGCCACTGCGAGACGGACTGGTATGCCTATGGCGTGTAATCAAGTCCGCTATGACAGCTCGATGAGGACTGTCGTTCTGCAAGCTGAGCTTGCTGGTCCCAAAAGACGTCTTCTGTCTGTGCTTGAAAGCGGCGACCCCGGAAGTATATGTTCTGCCGCAGGACTAATGTTGGAAAAGCTCTGCGACCATTTAAGCGTGTCTCTGCAGACATCCGTGACTCGCAGGCCGAACGATCGCTACACGCTTGGCGACCTCTGGCCGGGTGTGTATAAGAAGCTAAAGAAGACCAATCTGGAAGAGGTGCTCCGTACGATCGATTCCGTCGCTCATCTCCGCAATTCTGCTGGCGCACACTACAATGAGTGGGCGCAGAATCTCTCGGAATCCGAAGCGGCGACTTATGGTAATGCAGTGGCAGAGCTAGAGCAGATGGTGCTTTGCGGTCGGTGCCAACAGTGGATTTCCGCAACGCACGCGAACCCGGAGATCCGCTGTCGGTGCGGAAATCTAAAGTACGAGTGA
- a CDS encoding sialidase family protein, translating to MHRESLRSTGWERRRWLQGLAATTVGLGAGGLATGRRAAAGAGAATPAAVVLSTRTIGPQPDRYAGWPTLARRSNGDLVLVFSGGREAHICPFGRVDWMVSRDDGATWSWPRTLLDSATDDRDAGVLETSRGALLVTTFTSDAWEPIFNRAANANSWPEEKRARWQAARQRLSETDRQAELGCWMIRSTDGGRSWSSRYRTPVNAPHGPIELSDGRLLYAGVQLWQSPRRVGVAQSTDDGLTWEWLAEIPARPGDDFKNYHELHAVEAPDGRLIAHIRSHPSATERETLQTHSDDGGRTWATPYSIDVQGYPSHLLKLRDGRLLMSYGYRLQPMGNRARLSDDGGRTWSAPRTISADAPSTDVGYPSTVELGDGTLLTVWYERPDDAPAAVLRQAHWRLNG from the coding sequence ATGCACCGCGAGTCGCTTCGATCCACGGGCTGGGAGCGTCGTCGGTGGCTGCAGGGACTGGCCGCCACGACGGTCGGCCTGGGGGCGGGCGGACTGGCGACGGGACGCCGGGCCGCCGCGGGCGCCGGAGCCGCGACGCCGGCGGCGGTCGTGCTGTCCACACGAACGATCGGTCCGCAGCCGGATCGTTACGCCGGTTGGCCGACGCTCGCCCGGCGGTCGAACGGGGACCTGGTTCTCGTGTTTTCCGGGGGGCGGGAGGCGCATATTTGTCCGTTCGGGCGGGTGGACTGGATGGTCTCCCGCGACGACGGGGCGACCTGGAGCTGGCCGCGCACGCTGCTCGATTCGGCGACGGACGACCGGGACGCCGGCGTGCTGGAGACCTCCCGCGGCGCCCTGCTCGTCACCACCTTCACCTCCGACGCTTGGGAGCCGATCTTCAATCGGGCGGCGAACGCCAATTCCTGGCCGGAGGAGAAACGGGCCCGCTGGCAGGCCGCCCGGCAGCGATTGTCCGAGACGGATCGGCAGGCGGAACTCGGGTGTTGGATGATTCGCTCCACGGACGGCGGCCGCTCCTGGTCGTCGCGGTATCGCACGCCCGTCAACGCGCCGCACGGGCCGATCGAACTGTCCGACGGCCGGCTGCTGTACGCCGGCGTCCAGTTGTGGCAGTCCCCCCGCCGCGTCGGCGTCGCCCAGTCGACGGACGACGGCCTCACCTGGGAGTGGCTCGCCGAGATCCCCGCCCGGCCGGGGGACGACTTCAAAAACTATCACGAGTTGCACGCCGTCGAAGCGCCCGACGGCCGGCTGATCGCCCATATCCGCAGCCATCCCTCCGCGACCGAGCGGGAGACGCTGCAAACGCACTCGGACGACGGCGGCCGCACCTGGGCCACGCCCTATAGCATCGACGTGCAGGGCTACCCGTCGCACCTATTAAAGCTGCGGGACGGGCGGTTGCTGATGTCCTACGGTTATCGCCTGCAACCGATGGGGAACCGCGCCCGCCTCAGCGACGACGGCGGCCGCACCTGGTCCGCCCCGCGGACGATCTCCGCCGACGCGCCGTCGACCGACGTCGGCTACCCCTCCACGGTGGAACTCGGCGACGGCACGCTGCTGACCGTCTGGTACGAACGCCCCGACGACGCCCCCGCCGCCGTCCTCCGCCAGGCCCACTGGCGCCTGAACGGCTAG